The Paramormyrops kingsleyae isolate MSU_618 chromosome 12, PKINGS_0.4, whole genome shotgun sequence region TTTCATTTTCTGTGCCCAGCTGGCTCACATGTTCAGTGTCCAGTGTTTAGCTCTCTGAGACGTGGCTGTGAGTGACTACACTCACAGAGCTCTGCACATGTGACATTTTAGGATGCCTGATGATGAAGAACTGGCAAATGAGAACCCCGTACAAACGAACGGCATAGCGATCAGACAGCTTCGTGTAGTGTCGTGTAATGTGAACTACCATGAACACCAGCTAGCACTTATTCTCATTCAAGCAAGGCCAAGGTAACGGAGGGTAGATCAGCAAAGTCCCGCTGGCCAATAGTGCTTTGGAAAAAGGGTTAATGCTAACCAACTCATTTATATACagatgaataattaaaaaaaaaatcttaggaataaaaaaacagttaaaaaatatatctttggaatagaaaattaaatacatttatttatttatttatttatttatttatgtcgTCACGTTTTTGTCCTTCACAGACATGCTCTTCCCTCTGATAAGAAAGGCAAAGTACAGATGATTCCAAAAAGCAACAGAAATTCGTGTGTATTGTTCCTGTTTGACTTGCCTTTGGTGGGCAGAGCCAACAAATAGACCAATGATTGGACGAGGCAAATGCTTAAATAATCAATTTCTCCTCGAAGCTGTGTTACATTCTGAAGCAGagataaagaaaaacaaaactggTCTCTCTGCTGGATAGCATTTTATTAATCATGAGCGGATGCCCTTATTTTGGAGGCaaacatatgtatgtatatttttatttacgtTTCTCATTGGTCATACTTTGTAAGGCTTATTTCGTCTGTATAAATAGCATATTTGTTTGATCACATTTGCTTCCTTGTTTATTTCTGTTCCTTTACTTAAATGTGCATCATGCATGTAATTGTCCCATTGTCACCGTCTCAGTCAGTTTCATTTAACTTGATGACTGCCTGGTTGTATTCTAAATGACGTCTCCCATGAATCCTAGATCATCGCAGAAGTTGAACCTAAAAGAGGAGGATGACGACTCACAAAAGGGGGTGAACAAGGCCACCAAGGGCGGCGTGGTGTACGGGGACTATTTACAAGTAAAATCTGGCTCCCCTCAATTATCTGGTGTCAATGTGTCCTTTACTGACAAGTACAGACTTAGCAGTGAACTGGCAGGAGGACGAGAGATGAAAATGACTGTTGTTTGATTTGCAGCTGGATAAAATAATGTCAGCACAAATCCTGCAGAGCGAACTCGGGGGGAACAAGATCCACGATGAGCATCTCTTCATTGTCACCCACCAAGGTGGAGTGTCGCAAACTTACCACCTGCTTTGCACACTTAAATTAGTGAATTTTCATTACTAAAACAGTGTTTCCCTCAGCCTGTCTTCTATTTAAAAAGTGTGTTGTATGCAGTTTGAAGTACACCATCAGAAAATATTTAACCCGAGGTTGTGTGTTCAGcggtttcttttcttttttcttttcagctTATGAACTCTGGTTCAAACAGATTCTTTGGGAACTTGACTCAGTCAGAGATATTTTCATTAGCGGTCATGTGAGTACTGCAGAGTTTTAAGATTCTCACTGTTTACCACACTAGTTAAATTGTGGGTTTTCCATACTGTGACTTAATGTAAAAAGACAGAAAGTGCCAATATTTGAAATGATCTTAAATTCAGATATCGCAGGCTGCAAGttatttgtaaaaaaacatCCTTAAATATTGTGTGTTTACAGGTCAGAGATGAAAGGAATATGCTGAAGGTGGTGACTAGGATGAACAGGATAGTGATGATTTTCAGATTGCTGGTCGATCAGTTTGCGGTTCTGGAGACAATGACAGCTCTGGACTTTTTCGATTTCAGGTAAGCAGGAGGTCTCAGTCAAAGTCAAAAGTCAGAGTATCGTTGGTGGTAGTGCAGAGAAACAGTAggaaatagaatataaatatctACAACATTTAAGTACGACATATTGAGACATTGACATaagaaatggcaaaaaaaattcaaaaaagGACAGTTTAAAAATATCACATGAATAGCATTTCGAAGGTTTTTATTCAAACAATTTAAAGACTTTACAAATAGCATacattggatgattaaataagtaactggaataaagttTTGCAGTCTCTCAAAATCGGAAGTGTTCCCACAGTTTTGGACACTGGCATACAGTGGATGCGCAGTGGATGTGCCAGTGTACTGGGTTatgagctgctgctcctccttaAATCCATAGTGTTTCATAACTTGGCTGTTTCTTTCTTTACATCCAGAGAGTACCTGTCACCTGCCTCTGGTTTCCAGAGCCTCCAGTTCAGACTTCTGGAGAACAAAATAGGCGTTCCAGACAGCCAGAGGGTGCCCTACAACCGGAATCACTACAGGGACCATTTCCGGGGCAAGGAGAGCGAGATGCTGCTCCGCTCTGAGCAGGAGCCCACACTGCTGCTGCTAGTGGAGGTGTCGTCAACATCCCACACCCAGTGGGTCACACTGTATTAGAGGGAGCACAAGTAaattagtaactcagttactactcaagtacaatcATGAAGTTATATAGTTCCTGTATGAAATACTTGAACTGTTATCATTGACTAATGATACActaacatgggatcagtacataactaacagtaagttactggttaattaattcattaagtaagcatgtactactacattatttgtgtcccctcaaatGGTGTTACcatttgtggccaacagggggccccataCCTTAGGAACCCCACATGAATGCCTGTTTTTAGTGGTGGTGAACACTGCCACTACCCATATCTCACACTGAAGGCAGCCTTTTGGACACAAGCTAGATCCTCAATATGTTCTCGCCCATTAGCAGGGCATCTGAAATCCTATTTCCATTGGGGGCACCAATTGGTAGATTATATCAGGAGCAAACTATAGCCTGAGAAATTGAATTTTATATGTactaataaaatgtttaatatccGAGACCATTTCAATTTAAATGTATAGATAATGACTTGTTACGATTCAGTTAGGGTATATAATGAGTCGACCCTAACACATTTGAAATGAAGCAgaaataacacattttattccaCCAAAAGTCAATATTTTTTAGTCCAGTCAGGGTTTTTTTCTGCTTTAACTTCGAACAAGCTGCTCTTTTATATTGCAGCACTTTGACAACAGGCTCTCTGGATGATTTAATTTGCTCAGAAATGGCTGGAGAGAACCCCTGGCCTCGAAGACGATGGGTTCAACTTCTGGGGCAAACTGCAGAAAAATATCGAAGAAGGACTGAGACTGGAGCAGGTGAAACTTGAGGTATAGAACCTTTAGGGTGAAAAGCTTGCATTGAGGGTTTTTAGCTGCTTTCCCAAACTGTGGGGTTCTGTGgctatgatgatgatgatgatgatgatgatgatgatgatgatgtacaCATTCTATTACAGCAAAAACCAGATTCGGAGGAAACAAAGGAGCAGATGGCTGAACATCAAAAGCAGGTGGAGATCTTCAGGGCGTTGTTTGACCAAAGGCGGCATGAGCACCTTTTAAGCAAAGGTCAGTGACATCGTAGCCCTTTCCTTATTGAATACCACCACAATGGACAATGATGACTATCCACATAATCTTGATCAAGCCTTTCTCTAATAAAAAATATGATTTGATTAACGTGCATTTTTCACGGTTTGGTTAGTAGTGTATTGTTAAAGTGCAGGCAGACAAGAAGTTATTAGTTCTTTGATTTACTTTAATTGTTTTACTGCAGTTCAGTCATTGATTGCAAACAGTGCCGATCAATCCCATAATCCTTTTCTTCTGTATTTGCATCAGGTGAACGAAGGCTGTCTTACAAGGCACTGCAGGGAGCGCTGATGATCTACTTTTACAGGTAGGAGTTTGCAGTCCACCACAGGCCCTTGGCGAATGCAGTTTTATTTCTCCGTTTCCTTACTCTGTGCCTCCCGTCCGTACTGCTGTAGGGAAGAGCCTCGCTTCCAAGTCCCGTTCCAGCTTTTGACCTACCTGATGGACATCGACACTCTCATGACGAAGTGGAGATGTGAGTACCTGCCCACGGTGGTGGCAAGCTGTGTGTTAACTCCTCTTTTCTGGCTTGTGTATATCAAGCTGCAGCAGACGTGTGCAGTTTCTTCAGTCctcacttgttttttttttggtatgttTTAGACAATCACGTCTGCACAGTGCACAGGATGATTGGCAGTAAGGCTGGCACTGGAGGGTCGTCGGGGTATCACTACTTACGCTCTACCATCAGGTACGTCTGCTTAAATGACAGTGTTTCTGATCTGCATTCAAATCAAAATCTGGGTGCTTCATACTTAACACTCTTTCAAGATGAATAGCTATATACAGTCTGACCTAGAAAATAAGAGCTGTAACAGGTAGggatggacaaaatgatgctttTTGAACCGTTTGCTGTaatttctgaccccactagatggtgctcttggtttgctttggggcatgctttgtgcccttttttgaacagagagcagtggggtcagaaaatacagcgaatggttcatgaagcatcattttgtccatcaatAGTCTCAGGATACTTAATTAGGACTACTTGAGGTAATGATTTggttaattatattaattaattagagGAAAAACCAGAGGAGTTGAGGTGAGTGGACCTGAATTGACCATCTTCCTTGTGTTGTTAAAGTGATCGCTACAAGGTATTCGTGGACCTTTTCAACTTGGCCACTTTCTTGGTACCACGGGAATGGGTGCCGAAGCTGAACCCAACAGTGCACACCTTTCTGTACACAGCAGAGTGCTGTGACAGCTCCTACTGCAGCAGCGAGGACTCTGACTAGGAGGTGGAAACACGCCCAAGCCAGAGCCTGTGTATATACCGTCAattagtgatggacaaaataacacttcatgaaccatttgctgtattttctgaccccactagatggtgctttGGGGCATGTgtccttttttgaacagagagcaccatctagtgggttaaaaaaatacagcaaatggttcacgaAGTATCATTTTGCCCATCACTACTGCCAATACAGCCAGAAAAGCAGACAGCCTCTGACACTGTAATTAATGTATATAcaatcagcaaatacttaaataCATAATTATCATGTTTATTTGGAAATTACAGTCCTGGCTATACTGAACAGGTAttaaactgtaaaataatattGTAGGAAAATATTTCAAAACTTCTTATTTAGTGTTGATTACTTTAAAACAACGTACACACTTTTTTCTTGGTAGAATGcgtattttaatgttttccctTGTGTTTCATCTAATATTTTATGATATTATTGAAGTTCATAAAAATACCTTTAGAAGATTGCGGTTGTTTTTGTGCATGATTAATCAGTTCCACAAAATCTGTAGAAAATATGTCTTGAATGCCGGTGCATATTGTCTGAATGTAGAGTTTGTGGGACGGGAAACCTATTGAATGTGATTGctgcaaataaatgaaaacatttacatACTTCATATGGGTTCCTCAGTCCTATCAGAAGTATGGCACTATCGAGTACTATGAACCATAAAATATAACCAAATTGCCTCTTCCATTCAGTTAGCTGTGTAACTGAGAAATTAATggacacattttaaatctcattcatttcaaatgaATTGTTTAACAAAGGAGTTTATTATCATTGAGGCATTCAtgaagcaattaaaaaacagTTGAGACTACAAAAAATTGTACAAAAATATTTGacaataaaaatgtatcattttgtAAGCCaagaaaatattatttaaatataattaactTGTATTTCTACTCAGCAACTGAATGATTATTTACAGTAAATTTCATTTTGAAACATAACCAGTGAATAACAGCCTTGGCGACCAGCGAGCCTTTGACTTAGAAATGCTTTTGTCATCCACTGCATGGAACATGTTGTTCTAGCCATAAGGGGAGCTTAAAATTCCTATATTTGCCAGTGTTGTGACTGTGCCAGTGCAGAAAGCCACTGTGTATCTCATGGCAAAAATGGACAGCAGGAACAACATTTGTGATAGATGGTGAAGTGCAGGGAGAGATACCATGTAGCCTTAGCTGTCCACAGGTCACACTCCTATCTATGAAACGCTACAATTACAAGGCATTATGAGACCACGAGAATACCACAGTTTCTGAGTATGCAGGAtaatcacacaaaaacagcagccACACTATCGGCGACACCTACAGGAGGGAGGAAACAGTGCAATTAAACTGGGAAGTCCACAACCATAGTAGCTAGTAGAAGAGTGGGGTATTCTGCAAAGCGGGGCTTTTTGCTTAGGGGGATAACTTGTCGAATTTAAGGTAGTCGGGGCTAAATGGATATTCTCTTTGTTCACTTCCATTTCGCCCCAACTACCTTAAATtcgacaagttatccggctaagtaagaaatcctgctttgtggaacatcACCCAGGTGTAAAATGTTCCTTTATTTAAATCTTTTTTCACTGATGCCTTGCAAGCAACTGAGTGCAGCTGGTAAAACACCTCGGACAATGACATCAGACAGTAGTAGCACCAGACAACAACGCCTGACAGTAACGGCCGGCAGCAATGCCAGTACCGGACACCTTCTCGGATGGTTCCCTCAGCCAGACTCACCACAGACGTTGCCTCCCATCTTGATATAGACGTAACCCTGGTTTCCCCATGATGTTCCCCAAGAGTTACGCACAATCCAGTAGGGAACCTCAGCTGGAAGAAGGACATGACAGCATTGGGATCTGCATGGGAGACCATAGGCTTCTCTCCCGGGCGGTGAAAGGTGAGAGAGCCCAACCAGTCACTCATGGGTCACAGCTTCACCAAACCCAGCCACACATGTACGTTtgtttgtaaataaataaatacacatcgATATCGATATCGATATGACTAACACAAATGTCATTTTATACAAATATAACTTTAcgatataatttaattttattgaaTTTAATAGTTAAACTGCATTTTCATGTGACTGGTAGGGGGTGCAATTGCACCTGAGGTAAAACTGCCTACGGCAGAGCTGCCCAACCCTGCTCCTGCAGATCGACCGCTACCATCGGCGCTAACTTAACACGCCTGGTACAGATAATCGGGCCCTTCAGTATCATCTCAGCATTAGAAACAGCTATGTTGAAGCTAATCTGGCTCCAGTACGGAGATGCTAATGAaaggcctgattatctgtatcaggtgtgttgaATTAGGGGAATTAAGGCTGCACTTAAGGGCGGTAGATCGCCACATCCATGGGGAACTGCATTATATTGGAGAGTTAGGGTTAAGCGGAGACAAATCTGAATGCATCCGCCTGTCCTCTACATCCTGTTCCCCAAAGTATTTAAGTTCCTGAATCAATCATCCGTTCCCTCCGCTGTGGTAATCTGATCTGTACTATGATTGCTGAACTAGTAAGTGATCTACAGAACTGTAAAGGCCAAGCACACTGGGACGGAGGAGGGAGCACACTGGGACGGGGGTCTGCTTTCACCTGTGGTATCGTATCCGGTGATGAGGACGGCATGGTTGGCCTGCTGGCTGGGGCAGTGGTGCTGGATTATGCCCCCAAGGTAGTCTTGCCAACTGACAGCATCCACTGTTACAGCTACAGGACCCCAATCCAGCAGCTTCTGCATCATCGCCACCTCGTTTTCACTGTGGGCAAACAGCACAACAGCGCCATCTTCCTGTTAATTTTGGGAAAAACAGCTAACCAAAATGTGTGACAGTAAATAAGATTGGTACAACAGAAAGCAAGTACATATTGGGGAGAAGCATGCAAGCGACTGAAATAAGGTCCAGCATAAATGCTGTATAGGCTCAGttagggctgcacaattaatcgtaaaaaataatgcaatCTAGATTCACACCACTAAGTGGTCTTATTTCTGAACGGTTCATCTGCATTGTATTACATCGGCTGGGTCAAAACAAGAGCTGCTACTTTTCCCCAGAGAGTCTCAAGCGTTCCATAATTTGGCATTGTCTTtaaagggtgcttttccaccgcatCAGGTACcgcacttttggtacttcaagaaaccGTTCGCAACCGTTTTCAAGACGGCGGTTGTATTgcgtttcagaggcaggctaatTGCATAACCAAATCGACAAGGAAAGCATTTGAAGttccaccccaaagtaccgaagtgcCAAAAAGTTCCCCACTAGCACTTTTgatactggaacttttggtatgGCTGTTTTGGTTACCCGAATTGAATGGCTAATTGGGTGTTTCCTTTCTGTTGTTGATATGCCAGTTTTGGATCAGACATGTTTGGCGCAGtcaggttttgttgtgttttcttttgcagtttaatgagtGCAATAATTGTTTgagtttgagaaaaaaaaatgttacagaGAATCACGATCTCAATTCTTAGCAAAAAGTCGtgattcacatttttttcagaattGTGCAGCCCTTGGCTCAGTACAGCACGATTTACcaaattacataaaaatattGAGAATGACTGTTTTACCTGAAGTCAAAAGCTGCAAAGTCCTTAACAGAAACTCCAAATTCTGATGGTGGGAAAATGCGACAGACTCCTGTTTCAGCTTTAAATGGGTACTCTGTCTCACTGACCAATTTCTCCTGTGTCTGGAAGACCAGAAAACATAACACACATGACGTACATATCTCTTCTCTCGCATTACGATGCACACAGTTATTCACTTTCACATAAATGTTCAGCATAAACATACACAATATTGTGCTTGAGAAACTCAATGTTTCTGAGAAGGACATTAAGTGCTTCAAAAATCAATTTCAACAAGGGTGATAAAATGaggcttcatgaaccatttgctgtatttttttaacccactagatggtgctcttggtttgctatggggcatgctttgtgcccttttttgaacagagagcaccatatAGTAGCGTCATTCTGTCCATCAAGGGTAAGCTATTGTTACAGAACACAAAGTATATGAAACATACGTCCAAAACATGTCGTGTACAGATTTAGGTCTAAAAAATGCAATTGTGACCTGCTTCAGCCAGCTGAGGGTCCTGACGGTGGAGCCACCGTTGCAGCCCTGGTTTTTATATGAGCAATCGATGACCTGCTGCACACTCAGCTG contains the following coding sequences:
- the LOC111833545 gene encoding tryptophan 2,3-dioxygenase A-like isoform X2 gives rise to the protein MSGCPYFGGKHISSQKLNLKEEDDDSQKGVNKATKGGVVYGDYLQLDKIMSAQILQSELGGNKIHDEHLFIVTHQAYELWFKQILWELDSVRDIFISGHVRDERNMLKVVTRMNRIVMIFRLLVDQFAVLETMTALDFFDFREYLSPASGFQSLQFRLLENKIGVPDSQRVPYNRNHYRDHFRGKESEMLLRSEQEPTLLLLVEKWLERTPGLEDDGFNFWGKLQKNIEEGLRLEQVKLEQKPDSEETKEQMAEHQKQVEIFRALFDQRRHEHLLSKGERRLSYKALQGALMIYFYREEPRFQVPFQLLTYLMDIDTLMTKWRYNHVCTVHRMIGSKAGTGGSSGYHYLRSTISDRYKVFVDLFNLATFLVPREWVPKLNPTVHTFLYTAECCDSSYCSSEDSD
- the LOC111833545 gene encoding tryptophan 2,3-dioxygenase A-like isoform X1; translated protein: MLCARNTTRCRAFRSAAIFTQIQSSQKLNLKEEDDDSQKGVNKATKGGVVYGDYLQLDKIMSAQILQSELGGNKIHDEHLFIVTHQAYELWFKQILWELDSVRDIFISGHVRDERNMLKVVTRMNRIVMIFRLLVDQFAVLETMTALDFFDFREYLSPASGFQSLQFRLLENKIGVPDSQRVPYNRNHYRDHFRGKESEMLLRSEQEPTLLLLVEKWLERTPGLEDDGFNFWGKLQKNIEEGLRLEQVKLEQKPDSEETKEQMAEHQKQVEIFRALFDQRRHEHLLSKGERRLSYKALQGALMIYFYREEPRFQVPFQLLTYLMDIDTLMTKWRYNHVCTVHRMIGSKAGTGGSSGYHYLRSTISDRYKVFVDLFNLATFLVPREWVPKLNPTVHTFLYTAECCDSSYCSSEDSD
- the LOC111833545 gene encoding tryptophan 2,3-dioxygenase A-like isoform X3; its protein translation is MSAQILQSELGGNKIHDEHLFIVTHQAYELWFKQILWELDSVRDIFISGHVRDERNMLKVVTRMNRIVMIFRLLVDQFAVLETMTALDFFDFREYLSPASGFQSLQFRLLENKIGVPDSQRVPYNRNHYRDHFRGKESEMLLRSEQEPTLLLLVEKWLERTPGLEDDGFNFWGKLQKNIEEGLRLEQVKLEQKPDSEETKEQMAEHQKQVEIFRALFDQRRHEHLLSKGERRLSYKALQGALMIYFYREEPRFQVPFQLLTYLMDIDTLMTKWRYNHVCTVHRMIGSKAGTGGSSGYHYLRSTISDRYKVFVDLFNLATFLVPREWVPKLNPTVHTFLYTAECCDSSYCSSEDSD